One window of Triticum dicoccoides isolate Atlit2015 ecotype Zavitan chromosome 5A, WEW_v2.0, whole genome shotgun sequence genomic DNA carries:
- the LOC119300099 gene encoding uncharacterized protein LOC119300099 has translation MTTPEPTVGGAMSISQISPPRSRRSPSTNDMLEQQMYVYERDTRFMDTVNLNARTLEFDISSSPFVKRRARLLSTNQRQCQPAHIWHYQLDICKKFKKWLQDVNDKNTCESLWIMHYNPRYIEISAATVRRHLCMFEDMEHDFFDIVIRRFKQYDEERTKEPHSSIVKHFMESDVATCIMAQHSTSAYLAVREQFIGPHVKHDLPNCNLMLLPGKVNFTWVGYAFEFNKSRITVFDPTISMDGGSSLPELHMKICTQMKTSLKQCATDFFENWQYDWESMSVHILQCKTTTTLRNCTGLATLMFCRYFDGDNDISQSYKVTQTSSRLSYSTTFFISGKTSVIFLRSSFRRFRLQAKVLSKGPLRKIDKIIRALIWRKEEQSQTSGGNSLVNWKTVCRPRHLGGLGIMDLEGFSRALRLRWPWLQWTDPERPWVGLELPCDQTDMILFRACTSITLGNGHKTLFWHANWISDGTLKVLAPEL, from the exons ATGACAACACCTGAACCTACAGTGGGAGGAGCAATGTCAATTAGCCAGATTTCACCTCCTCGATCAAGGAGAAGCCCATCAACAAATGACATGCTGGAACAACAAATGTATGTGTACGAAAGAGACACTAGATTCATGGACACGGTGAATCTAAACGCGAGGACTCTGGAGTTTGACATCAGCTCTTCACCATTCGTCAAAAGAAGGGCTAGATTGTTAAGTACGAACCAGCGACAATGTCAACCGGCACACATATGGCATTATCAACTTGATATATGCAAGAAATTCAAAAAATGGTTGCAAGACGTCAACGACAAAAACACATGTGAAAG CTTGTGGATTATGCACTACAACCCGAGGTATATCGAGATCTCCGCTGCCACAGTAAGGAGACACCTGTGCATGTTCGAGGACATGGAACATGATTTCTTTGACATTGTAATAAGAAGATTCAAACAATATGACGAGGAAAGGACAAAAGAACCTCACTCTTCCATTGTGAAACACTTTATGGAATCAGACGTTGCG ACATGCATAATGGCTCAGCATTCAACATCAGCGTATTTAGCAGTAAGGGAACAGTTCATCGGACCACATGTAAAACACGACCTGCCGAATTGCAACCTG ATGCTACTTCCAGGGAAGGTCAATTTCACATGGGTGGGCTACGCTTTTGAATTTAACAAGTCAAGGATAACTGTATTTGACCCAACAATATCCATGGATGGCGGTAGCTCATTGCCAGAGCTACATATGAAGATATGCACCCAGATGAAGACGTCCCTGAAGCAATGCGCCACAGATTTTTTTGAGAACTGGCAGTATGATTGGGAAAGCATGTCAGTCCACATATTGCAATGCAAGACAACAACTACACTCAG AAACTGCACGGGGCTAGCAACGCTGATGTTTTGCAGATACTTTGATGGAGATAATGACATTTCCCAGAG CTACAAGGTGACGCAAACGAGTTCGCGTCTTTCATACTCTACGACATTCTTCATCTCCGGGAAAACATCGGTTATCTTCCTAAGGAGTTCGTTCAGACG TTTTAGATTGCAAGCAAAAGTGTTGTCAAAGGGGCCACTTAGAAAGATCGACAAAATCAttcgggccctcatctggcgaaaaGAGGAACAATCTCAAACCTCGGGAGGTAACTCCCTTGTTAACTGGAAGACCGTCTGCCGCCCAAGGCACTTGGGCGGTCTTGGGATCATGGACCTGGAGGGTTTTAGCCGTGCCCTACGCCTCCGGTGGCCGTGGCTGCAATGGACTGACCCAGAAAGGCCATGGGTAGGATTGGAGCTCCCGTGTGACCAAACAGACATGATCCTCTTTCGCGCGTGTACCTCGATTACGCTGGGCAATGGGCATAAGACACTGTTCTGGCATGCAAACTGGATCAGTGATGGCACACTCAAGGTTCTAGCTCCAGAGCTTTAA